In one window of Photorhabdus laumondii subsp. laumondii DNA:
- a CDS encoding YgdB family protein, with translation MAEHSPHVCFQYQQGNVLLISVLILLTVSLMMLKALHHHLDNALIMMVDERRYLKAFQQAESSLAWGIAQSWPLHSSQIEDSNKTEEWYCQQQQEFHLTSCLKRQSSHFFLLKGMADVAPGQSVGLYQWMKLHSSGGDDSLIPVESGWLDFCPEVDVGFCS, from the coding sequence GTGGCTGAGCATTCTCCACATGTCTGTTTTCAATATCAGCAAGGTAATGTATTGCTCATTTCAGTGCTGATATTATTGACCGTTAGCCTGATGATGTTAAAGGCTTTGCATCATCATCTGGATAACGCTTTAATCATGATGGTCGATGAACGCAGATATCTAAAAGCTTTTCAGCAAGCAGAATCTTCATTGGCATGGGGAATCGCTCAGTCATGGCCACTTCATAGTAGTCAAATAGAAGATAGTAATAAAACAGAAGAGTGGTATTGCCAGCAACAACAAGAATTTCATTTGACCAGTTGTTTAAAAAGGCAATCGAGTCATTTTTTTCTACTAAAAGGTATGGCTGATGTGGCACCCGGGCAATCTGTTGGATTATATCAATGGATGAAATTACACTCATCTGGTGGAGATGATTCTCTTATTCCGGTAGAGAGTGGTTGGCTGGATTTTTGTCCTGAGGTAGATGTGGGATTTTGTTCATGA
- the thiQ gene encoding thiamine ABC transporter ATP-binding protein ThiQ — MLKLENLTYRYEHLMMRFDLHIQAGERIAILGPSGAGKSTLLNLIAGFQTAEKGSLWLNGENHTSTSPAQRPVSMLFQENNLFSHLTIEQNIGLGLHPGLRLNSTQKQTLQQIVSQVSLEDCLPRLPAQLSGGQRQRAALARCLVRQQPILLLDEPFSALDPALRNEMLVLLEQVCHERQLTLLMVSHNLDDAARIADRALLIVDGNIHYDGLTNTLVAGTVPEAAILGMKTDAI, encoded by the coding sequence ATGCTCAAACTTGAAAATCTGACTTACCGCTATGAACATCTGATGATGCGCTTTGACTTACACATTCAGGCCGGAGAACGTATCGCAATCCTAGGCCCTAGTGGGGCGGGTAAAAGTACACTCCTGAACTTAATCGCCGGCTTTCAAACAGCAGAAAAAGGCTCCCTATGGCTGAACGGAGAAAATCATACCAGCACATCACCTGCTCAACGCCCGGTTTCCATGTTGTTTCAAGAAAATAATCTCTTCTCTCATTTGACAATTGAGCAGAATATCGGGCTAGGTTTACATCCCGGATTACGTCTCAATAGCACGCAGAAACAGACATTACAGCAAATAGTCTCACAAGTTTCATTGGAAGATTGTCTGCCCCGTCTGCCAGCTCAACTTTCTGGTGGACAACGGCAGCGGGCAGCATTAGCCCGTTGTCTAGTACGCCAACAGCCAATTTTATTACTTGACGAGCCCTTTTCTGCCCTAGATCCGGCACTGCGTAATGAAATGCTGGTATTGCTGGAACAAGTTTGCCATGAACGCCAACTTACATTACTGATGGTTTCCCATAATCTGGATGATGCCGCTCGTATAGCTGATCGCGCTTTATTAATCGTTGATGGCAATATCCATTATGACGGCTTAACAAATACGCTGGTTGCCGGCACTGTTCCTGAAGCAGCTATTCTAGGCATGAAAACCGATGCTATATAG
- a CDS encoding prepilin peptidase-dependent protein: MVNNVNIIGHYNIDNQSGFSLLELMVVIVLVSIFSLWGVQEWGYHQERVRLQESAQKILTFISRQQSLANYLNKRVILWLKTGKDWCIAFSNSVLANCNLENVEGINSPYQDVIISSATKDQIEFHGIRNTMIPASFTLANSAGEISIIFSSRGRIRSCSNNKFNQIPACD; encoded by the coding sequence ATGGTAAATAATGTGAATATAATCGGCCATTATAATATTGATAATCAATCAGGTTTTTCTTTATTGGAATTAATGGTCGTTATTGTTTTGGTGTCAATATTTTCCTTATGGGGCGTACAGGAATGGGGCTATCACCAGGAAAGAGTCAGGTTACAGGAATCAGCACAGAAGATATTGACATTTATATCCAGGCAACAATCTTTGGCAAATTATTTGAACAAAAGGGTGATATTGTGGTTGAAAACTGGCAAGGATTGGTGCATAGCGTTCTCTAATTCGGTATTAGCTAATTGTAATTTAGAAAATGTTGAGGGAATAAACTCACCCTATCAGGATGTTATTATCAGTTCAGCAACCAAGGATCAGATAGAGTTTCATGGAATAAGAAACACCATGATACCTGCGAGTTTTACTTTGGCGAATTCCGCAGGTGAAATATCCATTATTTTTTCTTCACGAGGTAGGATAAGATCATGTAGTAATAATAAGTTTAATCAAATTCCAGCTTGTGATTAG
- the lgt gene encoding prolipoprotein diacylglyceryl transferase, whose amino-acid sequence MSNSYLAFPNIDPVIFSIGPIALHWYGFMYLVGFVFAMWLATRRAAKPNSGWTKNEVENLLYAGFAGVFVGGRLGYVLFYNFPAFLDNPLYLFKVWDGGMSFHGGLVGVICAMWWFGRRTKRHFLQVADFIAPLVPFGLGMGRIGNFINGELWGRVTLDTPWAMLFPSSRGEDIALAATDPSLLSVLEQYGVLPRHPSQLYEMALEGIVLFIILNLYIRKPRPMGSVSGLFLIGYGIFRVIVEFFRQPDAQLGLFDGISMGQILSIPMILAGILMMIWAYKHQGNKVQEVK is encoded by the coding sequence ATGAGTAACAGCTACCTGGCATTTCCTAATATTGACCCGGTCATTTTTTCAATAGGTCCAATAGCCCTCCATTGGTATGGTTTCATGTACTTGGTTGGGTTTGTATTCGCCATGTGGCTAGCGACACGCAGGGCAGCGAAACCCAATAGTGGTTGGACAAAAAACGAAGTAGAGAACTTGCTTTATGCAGGTTTTGCTGGCGTATTTGTTGGTGGCCGTCTGGGCTACGTCCTGTTTTATAATTTCCCTGCCTTTCTCGACAACCCCCTTTATTTGTTTAAAGTTTGGGATGGTGGGATGTCTTTCCACGGTGGTTTAGTGGGGGTTATCTGCGCAATGTGGTGGTTTGGCCGCAGAACGAAACGCCATTTCTTACAAGTTGCTGACTTCATTGCCCCGTTAGTCCCTTTTGGTTTAGGCATGGGGAGAATCGGTAATTTTATTAACGGCGAGTTGTGGGGACGTGTCACATTGGATACGCCGTGGGCGATGTTATTCCCAAGCTCCCGTGGTGAAGATATTGCATTGGCTGCAACCGATCCCTCACTGTTATCAGTACTTGAGCAATATGGTGTTCTGCCACGTCACCCTTCACAGCTTTATGAAATGGCGTTGGAAGGGATCGTTCTGTTCATTATTTTGAATTTATATATCCGTAAACCTCGCCCAATGGGCAGTGTTTCCGGTTTATTCTTAATTGGCTACGGTATTTTCCGAGTGATAGTCGAGTTCTTCCGCCAACCAGATGCACAACTGGGCTTATTCGACGGGATCAGTATGGGGCAAATTCTTTCTATACCAATGATCCTGGCGGGAATATTAATGATGATATGGGCATATAAACACCAAGGTAATAAGGTACAAGAGGTAAAATGA
- a CDS encoding prepilin-type N-terminal cleavage/methylation domain-containing protein, which translates to MKSELFYEHQAGMSLPEVMIAVMVFSVSLLGLMRYHQALLFGFQQHWQQSKADKLSYGYLEQYELIAGQNALPEITLPPGWHAEFQTAYPLSSCYQLTVIVMTPYNQQSKASRLICSNGSSDV; encoded by the coding sequence ATGAAGTCAGAGCTTTTTTATGAGCATCAAGCAGGCATGAGTTTGCCCGAAGTAATGATTGCTGTTATGGTTTTTTCGGTCTCTTTATTGGGATTAATGCGTTATCATCAGGCGTTATTATTTGGGTTTCAGCAACATTGGCAGCAATCAAAGGCAGATAAATTATCTTATGGATATCTGGAACAATATGAATTAATTGCAGGTCAAAATGCTTTACCAGAAATAACATTGCCACCGGGATGGCATGCTGAATTTCAGACGGCCTATCCGTTGTCTAGCTGCTATCAGCTTACAGTTATAGTGATGACGCCTTATAATCAGCAAAGTAAAGCAAGCCGATTGATTTGTTCAAATGGGAGTTCCGATGTTTAA
- the thiB gene encoding thiamine ABC transporter substrate binding subunit yields MFKTLFSKLIVLAALSAPALLLSQVVQAKPVLTVYTYDSFATEWGPGPAIKKAFEAECHCELKLVALEDGVSLLNRLRMEGKRTAADIILGLDNNLIQAAQQTGLFTESQVDTSKLTLPVSWNNKVFIPYDYGYFAFIYNKKTLPNPPKSMDELINSHNNWKVIYQDPRTSTPGQGLLLWMQKIYGDDAPQAWQKLAKKTLTVTKGWSEAYGLFLKGEGDLVLSYTTSPGYHLLSEKNDDYTAATFSEGHYLQIEVAAQLASSKQPELAQKFMQFMLTPTFQQEIPTTNWMYPVIDIPLPEVYLQLSIPEKSLQYRAEEVAKYRNQWIRTWQSAVSR; encoded by the coding sequence GTGTTTAAGACGTTATTTTCCAAATTAATCGTACTGGCAGCCCTATCAGCTCCTGCGTTGCTATTAAGTCAAGTTGTACAGGCCAAGCCAGTATTAACGGTCTATACCTATGATTCTTTTGCCACTGAATGGGGACCCGGGCCCGCAATTAAAAAAGCATTTGAAGCTGAATGTCACTGTGAACTGAAACTGGTTGCTCTGGAAGACGGTGTTTCCTTGCTCAATCGCCTAAGAATGGAGGGCAAGCGTACTGCTGCCGATATTATTCTTGGGTTGGATAACAACTTGATTCAAGCAGCCCAACAAACAGGGCTGTTTACTGAAAGTCAAGTGGATACCAGCAAACTGACACTGCCAGTGTCATGGAATAACAAGGTATTCATTCCTTATGACTATGGCTATTTTGCTTTCATTTACAACAAAAAGACTTTACCAAACCCACCAAAAAGCATGGATGAGCTCATCAACAGCCACAATAACTGGAAAGTGATCTATCAAGATCCTCGCACCAGCACACCGGGGCAAGGTTTGCTGTTATGGATGCAGAAAATTTACGGTGATGATGCCCCACAAGCCTGGCAAAAGCTGGCAAAGAAAACACTCACCGTTACCAAGGGCTGGAGCGAAGCTTATGGTCTGTTCCTCAAAGGAGAAGGCGATCTGGTGCTGAGTTACACCACTTCACCGGGTTACCACCTGTTATCTGAGAAGAATGACGATTACACTGCGGCTACATTCAGTGAAGGTCATTACCTTCAAATCGAAGTGGCCGCACAACTGGCCTCCAGCAAGCAACCGGAACTTGCCCAGAAATTTATGCAGTTTATGCTGACGCCAACTTTCCAACAGGAAATTCCAACCACTAACTGGATGTATCCGGTCATTGATATCCCACTCCCGGAAGTATATTTGCAGCTTTCCATACCCGAAAAATCGCTACAATATCGCGCGGAAGAAGTCGCAAAATACCGTAACCAATGGATTCGTACATGGCAAAGCGCTGTCAGCCGCTGA
- the thyA gene encoding thymidylate synthase, producing MKQYLDLMTRVLAEGTPKADRTGTGTLSIFGHQMRFNLQDGFPLVTTKRCHIRSIIHELLWFLNGDTNIKYLHENGVTIWDEWADENGDLGPVYGKQWRAWGTADGRQIDQLKTVLEQLKSDPDSRRIIVSAWNVGELDKMALAPCHAFFQFYVADGKLSCQLYQRSCDVFLGLPFNIASYALLVHMMAQQCDLEVGDFVWTGGDTHLYSNHMEQTKLQLSREPRSLPKLVIKRKPASLFDYKFDDFEIVDYDPHPGIKAPVAI from the coding sequence ATGAAACAGTATCTGGACTTAATGACAAGAGTGCTTGCAGAGGGCACTCCGAAAGCAGACCGCACCGGGACGGGGACACTCTCGATTTTCGGGCATCAGATGCGTTTCAATTTACAGGATGGTTTTCCACTGGTCACAACTAAACGTTGCCATATCCGCTCAATTATTCATGAACTTCTCTGGTTCTTGAATGGTGATACCAATATTAAATATCTGCATGAAAATGGGGTGACTATTTGGGATGAATGGGCGGATGAAAACGGTGATTTAGGGCCGGTATATGGTAAGCAATGGCGCGCATGGGGTACCGCAGATGGCCGCCAGATTGACCAATTGAAAACTGTACTGGAACAGCTTAAAAGCGATCCAGATTCACGTAGAATTATTGTTTCGGCTTGGAACGTTGGTGAATTGGATAAGATGGCATTAGCGCCATGCCACGCTTTCTTCCAGTTTTATGTTGCGGATGGCAAACTTTCCTGTCAGCTTTACCAGCGCTCCTGTGACGTATTCCTTGGCTTACCGTTCAATATTGCCAGCTATGCATTGCTAGTTCACATGATGGCGCAACAGTGTGATTTGGAAGTAGGCGATTTTGTCTGGACCGGTGGTGATACGCACCTTTATAGCAACCATATGGAGCAGACAAAATTACAACTCAGCCGTGAACCGCGTTCACTACCAAAACTGGTGATAAAGCGTAAACCGGCATCACTTTTTGATTATAAATTTGATGACTTTGAAATAGTTGATTATGACCCACATCCAGGAATAAAGGCCCCGGTTGCTATTTAG
- the thiP gene encoding thiamine/thiamine pyrophosphate ABC transporter permease ThiP: protein MAKRCQPLIAGWLLPGAIAAGFLLLVALLAFGTLWFNSPASDWYLLIEDRYLWHVVRFTFWQAFLSALFSVIPAIFLSRALYRRHFPGRTLFLRLCAMTLVLPVLVALFGILAVYGRTGWLAQFCKWIGIDYPFTPYGLSGILLAHIFFNMPLATRLLLQSLENIAVEQRQLAAQLGMNEWQHFRFVEWPYLRRQILPTGALIFMLCFASFATVLALGGGPAATTVELAIYQALSYDYDLNRAALLALIQITCCLGLVLLSQKLNSALSVGYSNQQQWRNPQDTLLRKICDSLLIIAALLLLVPPLLAVVVDGLNSGLLNVLRQPALWRAFITSAVIALGAGLLCVLFTMMLLWSSRELYLRHSPHWGQVMEMSGLLILSMPGIVLATGFFLLLNDTVGLPRSPYGLVILTNALMAIPYALKVLDNPMKDLAARYNPLCRSLNIQGINRLRWIELKALKVPLAQALAFACVLSIGDFGVVALFGNEDFRTLPFYLYQQIGAYRSQDGAITALLLLLLCFTLFSLLERLPRPRNAQT from the coding sequence ATGGCAAAGCGCTGTCAGCCGCTGATAGCCGGATGGCTGTTACCGGGGGCGATTGCCGCCGGTTTTTTACTGTTGGTCGCCTTACTGGCATTCGGAACGCTCTGGTTTAATTCACCTGCAAGTGATTGGTATTTATTGATAGAAGATCGCTATTTGTGGCACGTGGTACGTTTCACATTCTGGCAAGCCTTTTTATCAGCACTATTTTCTGTCATTCCGGCTATTTTTCTTTCCAGAGCACTCTATCGCCGTCATTTTCCAGGCCGGACCCTCTTTCTGCGCCTGTGTGCTATGACGCTGGTTTTGCCCGTGCTAGTCGCTCTATTCGGCATTCTGGCGGTTTATGGTAGAACCGGCTGGCTGGCTCAGTTCTGCAAATGGATCGGCATCGATTACCCTTTCACCCCTTACGGTTTATCAGGCATTTTGCTGGCACATATTTTCTTTAATATGCCACTGGCAACACGGCTTTTACTGCAATCGCTGGAAAATATTGCGGTGGAACAACGGCAATTAGCGGCGCAGCTAGGTATGAATGAATGGCAACATTTCCGTTTTGTTGAATGGCCTTATCTACGCCGCCAGATCCTGCCCACTGGTGCACTGATTTTTATGCTCTGTTTCGCCAGTTTTGCGACTGTGCTGGCGTTAGGTGGCGGACCTGCTGCAACAACTGTCGAACTGGCAATCTATCAGGCGTTAAGCTATGACTACGATCTCAACCGTGCCGCGTTACTGGCGTTGATTCAGATTACCTGCTGCCTTGGCCTTGTGCTCCTCAGTCAGAAACTTAACAGTGCTCTATCTGTCGGCTACAGCAACCAACAGCAATGGCGTAATCCACAAGATACTCTGTTGAGAAAAATCTGCGACAGCTTGTTAATTATCGCCGCATTATTACTACTCGTGCCACCATTGCTGGCCGTTGTCGTGGATGGCCTTAACAGCGGGTTGCTTAATGTATTACGCCAACCTGCATTGTGGCGAGCCTTTATCACCTCAGCGGTGATTGCTTTAGGCGCGGGGTTATTATGCGTTTTATTCACTATGATGCTGCTGTGGAGCAGCCGTGAGCTGTACCTGCGTCATTCCCCCCATTGGGGACAAGTAATGGAGATGAGTGGTTTGTTAATCCTCTCTATGCCAGGCATTGTATTGGCAACAGGATTCTTTCTGTTGCTCAATGATACCGTCGGCTTGCCCCGTTCACCCTACGGTCTGGTGATTTTAACCAACGCACTGATGGCAATTCCTTATGCACTGAAAGTTCTGGATAATCCAATGAAAGATCTGGCGGCTCGCTATAATCCACTGTGTCGCTCCCTGAATATCCAAGGTATTAACCGACTGCGCTGGATTGAACTAAAAGCACTAAAAGTTCCGCTGGCACAAGCACTGGCCTTTGCTTGTGTCCTTTCCATTGGAGATTTTGGCGTTGTCGCGCTGTTTGGTAATGAAGATTTCCGTACCCTGCCCTTCTACCTCTATCAGCAAATCGGGGCTTATCGTAGTCAGGATGGCGCGATCACTGCTTTATTGCTGTTATTGTTATGTTTTACGCTGTTTAGTTTACTTGAACGCTTACCGAGACCACGTAATGCTCAAACTTGA
- a CDS encoding prepilin peptidase-dependent protein yields MKHKNQSGMTLLEVIVAMAIGSIILLAIAKSYPILTKQIMELYQRYRLGYFVKQTLHIIEKDIRRAGYCQHYCDGKPIFIDNKSDESEDSCLIIAYDLNINNQWEPPEHSESEFFGYRLSNKSVEWKRGAGNCQENGWERLFDPNEIVVDSFKAEKLPAKDGLVFIKLVLIAHWFKHPSINYQYQSVIRLRNIRG; encoded by the coding sequence ATGAAACATAAAAACCAATCTGGAATGACATTATTAGAGGTTATTGTAGCAATGGCTATTGGTAGTATTATCTTACTGGCGATTGCTAAAAGTTACCCTATTTTAACTAAACAAATAATGGAGTTATATCAGAGATATCGGTTAGGCTATTTTGTTAAACAAACGTTACATATTATAGAAAAGGATATTCGCCGTGCTGGATATTGTCAGCATTATTGTGATGGAAAGCCAATATTCATCGATAATAAAAGTGATGAGAGTGAGGATTCATGTCTGATTATTGCATACGATCTTAATATAAATAACCAATGGGAGCCGCCAGAACACAGTGAATCGGAATTCTTTGGCTATCGTCTTAGCAATAAGTCAGTAGAGTGGAAAAGGGGGGCGGGTAACTGTCAGGAAAATGGCTGGGAAAGGCTGTTTGATCCAAATGAGATAGTGGTAGATTCCTTTAAAGCTGAAAAATTACCGGCAAAAGATGGCTTAGTTTTTATCAAATTGGTACTTATTGCACATTGGTTTAAACATCCATCGATAAACTACCAATATCAGTCAGTAATACGTTTGCGCAATATCAGGGGATAA
- the rppH gene encoding RNA pyrophosphohydrolase, which produces MIDDDGYRPNVGIVICNRQGQVLWARRYGQHSWQFPQGGINPGESPEQAMYRELYEEVGLGRKDVRILASTRNWLRYKLPKRLVRWDTRPVCIGQKQRWFLLQLLCNEEDINVQHSNTPEFDGWRWVSYWYPVRQVVSFKRDVYRRVMKEFASVVMPMQESVSLPRSSYSYRRKRS; this is translated from the coding sequence GTGATCGATGATGATGGCTACCGCCCGAATGTAGGAATTGTAATTTGTAATCGGCAAGGCCAGGTTTTGTGGGCCCGGCGTTATGGGCAGCATTCCTGGCAATTTCCTCAAGGGGGAATTAATCCGGGGGAATCACCAGAACAGGCTATGTACCGGGAACTGTATGAAGAAGTGGGGTTAGGTCGGAAAGATGTACGCATTCTGGCCTCTACTCGTAATTGGTTACGTTACAAATTACCCAAGCGTTTGGTGCGTTGGGATACACGACCTGTCTGTATTGGTCAAAAGCAGCGATGGTTTTTATTACAACTGCTCTGTAATGAAGAAGATATTAATGTGCAACACAGTAATACCCCGGAGTTCGATGGTTGGCGTTGGGTCAGCTATTGGTATCCTGTTCGGCAGGTAGTCTCTTTTAAGCGTGATGTTTATCGGCGCGTGATGAAAGAGTTTGCTTCGGTTGTAATGCCAATGCAGGAAAGCGTATCTCTGCCACGTTCTTCGTATTCTTACCGTCGTAAAAGAAGTTAG
- the ptsP gene encoding phosphoenolpyruvate--protein phosphotransferase, with amino-acid sequence MLMRLREIVEKVAMATNLAEALELLVNETCLAMNTDVCSIYLADHQRRCYYLMATRGLRKPRGRAISLAFGEGVVGQVGQLSELINLADVRSHPSFKYLPQVKEDSFRAFLGVPVVYRRQLQGVLVVQQQEQRLFNETEESFMVTLATQLAVILAQAQTKGLFGRYRQTRIKALAISNGIVMAQGWQDCSQPSLDQIFEASTLDHAAERSRLIQALEDAIAECRRLSKRFTVGSQKESAAIFDLYSYLLNDPQLKQDLFSCVEQGSVAQWAVKQVIEKYAEQFSSLQDAYMRERASDLRALGQRLLFHLDDSLTASHQWPEWFILVADELSANLLAEMPQERLAGVIVRDGATHSHSAILVRAMGIPAIMGADIQPELLNNRMLILDGFRGEVFIEPEPLISQEYKQIIEEEKALSRLAEGDVEQEARLKSGERILVQLNAGLSLKYELQISNSIDGVGLYRTEIPFMLHCGFPSEDEQKARYQEMLQLFPDKPVVLRTLDIGADKQLPYMPISEENPCLGWRGIRVTLDQPEIFLIQLRAMLRANADMGNLKILLPMVTSVEEIDEAKRLVDRAKEEVEQMLARQISMPQLGVMIEVPSMIFLLPQLKNRVDFVSIGTNDLTQYLLAVDRNNTHVASLYDCLHPAVIRALKLVFENSQRAGLTISICGEMASFPMGALLLIGLGYRSLSMSGCSVPRIKYLLRHLELAQVEKLMAEILQAETSLRVKELSATFMEQHGVGGLVRGGI; translated from the coding sequence ATGCTCATGCGTTTACGGGAAATTGTTGAAAAAGTTGCTATGGCAACCAATCTGGCCGAAGCGCTTGAGCTATTGGTGAACGAGACTTGTCTGGCAATGAACACGGATGTCTGTTCTATCTATCTTGCTGATCATCAACGGCGGTGTTATTACCTGATGGCAACTAGAGGGTTGAGGAAACCCCGAGGAAGGGCTATCAGTTTGGCTTTTGGTGAGGGCGTTGTCGGGCAAGTTGGTCAATTGTCTGAACTGATTAATCTGGCGGATGTCCGCAGCCATCCAAGTTTCAAATACTTGCCTCAAGTTAAAGAGGATAGTTTTCGCGCTTTTTTGGGCGTTCCCGTGGTTTACCGCCGTCAATTGCAAGGTGTTTTGGTCGTTCAGCAGCAGGAACAACGCTTGTTTAATGAAACCGAAGAGTCCTTTATGGTGACGCTTGCGACACAACTCGCGGTGATCCTTGCTCAAGCTCAGACTAAAGGCTTGTTTGGTCGATATCGGCAGACCAGAATTAAAGCCTTGGCAATTTCCAATGGCATCGTGATGGCTCAGGGATGGCAAGATTGCTCCCAGCCCTCACTTGACCAAATTTTTGAAGCCTCAACTCTTGATCATGCAGCAGAACGTTCTCGTTTAATTCAGGCACTGGAAGATGCAATAGCAGAATGTCGTCGGCTCAGTAAACGTTTTACTGTGGGTTCTCAAAAAGAGAGCGCCGCGATTTTTGATCTTTATTCCTACCTTTTGAATGATCCCCAGTTGAAACAAGATCTGTTCTCCTGTGTTGAACAGGGCTCTGTTGCGCAATGGGCCGTTAAACAAGTTATTGAGAAATACGCAGAACAATTTTCCAGCTTGCAGGATGCTTATATGCGGGAAAGAGCATCAGATTTACGGGCACTTGGACAGCGATTATTATTTCATCTGGATGATTCACTTACTGCCAGTCATCAATGGCCTGAATGGTTCATTCTGGTTGCAGATGAACTGAGTGCTAACCTATTGGCAGAAATGCCGCAGGAAAGATTAGCAGGGGTTATTGTTCGTGATGGCGCAACTCATTCACACTCTGCCATATTGGTTCGAGCAATGGGTATTCCGGCCATTATGGGGGCGGATATCCAGCCGGAACTCCTGAACAATCGTATGCTAATTCTTGATGGTTTCCGTGGGGAAGTCTTCATTGAACCTGAGCCACTGATTTCGCAGGAATATAAACAGATTATCGAAGAAGAAAAGGCACTTAGCAGATTGGCTGAGGGAGATGTGGAGCAGGAAGCACGGTTAAAAAGTGGCGAGCGCATTTTGGTTCAGCTTAATGCGGGTTTGAGCCTGAAATATGAGTTGCAGATCAGTAATAGTATTGATGGTGTTGGACTCTATCGCACCGAAATACCCTTTATGCTGCACTGTGGTTTCCCATCAGAAGATGAACAAAAAGCGCGTTATCAGGAGATGTTACAATTATTTCCCGATAAACCGGTGGTACTGCGTACACTTGATATTGGTGCGGATAAACAACTGCCTTATATGCCGATCAGCGAAGAGAACCCTTGTTTGGGATGGCGTGGTATACGAGTGACGCTGGATCAACCGGAAATTTTTCTTATCCAACTGCGGGCAATGCTCAGAGCTAACGCTGATATGGGTAACCTGAAAATCCTGCTGCCAATGGTGACGAGTGTAGAAGAAATTGATGAAGCTAAGCGATTGGTAGACAGAGCGAAAGAGGAAGTTGAGCAAATGCTGGCGCGCCAAATATCTATGCCTCAGCTCGGTGTCATGATTGAAGTTCCTTCGATGATTTTTCTGTTGCCACAACTCAAAAACAGAGTCGATTTTGTGTCTATTGGCACCAATGACCTAACACAATATCTATTGGCAGTGGATCGGAATAACACTCACGTCGCTTCTCTTTATGATTGCCTACATCCGGCGGTGATTCGGGCATTAAAACTAGTATTTGAAAATAGCCAGCGGGCAGGTCTTACGATCAGCATTTGTGGTGAAATGGCAAGTTTCCCTATGGGAGCGCTGTTATTGATTGGTCTTGGCTATCGCAGTTTGAGTATGAGTGGTTGTAGTGTGCCAAGAATTAAATATTTATTACGTCATCTGGAGTTGGCTCAGGTTGAAAAATTAATGGCCGAAATCCTACAAGCTGAAACCAGCCTAAGAGTGAAGGAGCTGTCAGCAACATTTATGGAGCAGCATGGGGTGGGCGGTTTGGTCAGAGGTGGCATTTAA
- a CDS encoding type II toxin-antitoxin system RelE/ParE family toxin: MIYKVQITETAYQTLSIIEDYKANTIGLEAAQNLVDDLLIESSERIGENPLAYGYCSMLLDKGMQFHQWLSKDRQFRVIYDVVGDEIQILAYASTNQDLIALLYQLLIIH, from the coding sequence GTGATATATAAAGTTCAAATTACCGAAACAGCCTACCAGACACTTTCTATTATTGAAGACTACAAGGCTAATACTATAGGGTTGGAAGCAGCTCAGAATTTGGTGGATGATTTATTAATTGAATCATCGGAACGGATAGGGGAGAACCCGTTAGCATACGGCTATTGTTCAATGTTGCTGGATAAAGGAATGCAATTTCACCAATGGCTTTCCAAAGATCGGCAATTTCGTGTTATTTATGATGTAGTTGGGGATGAAATTCAAATATTGGCATACGCAAGCACAAACCAAGATTTAATTGCCCTCTTGTACCAACTACTGATCATACACTGA